A genomic region of Castor canadensis chromosome 16, mCasCan1.hap1v2, whole genome shotgun sequence contains the following coding sequences:
- the Klc3 gene encoding kinesin light chain 3 isoform X1, with amino-acid sequence MSPARPPHLGEPRACAGATMSVQVASPGSMGLGPGRLNPEELVRQTRQVVQGLEALRAEHHSLAGHLAETLAGQGPAASVELLEEKQQVVNHSLEAIELGLGEAQVLLALSAHMGVLEAEKQRLRAQARRLAQENVWLREELEETQRRLRASEEAVAQLEEEKSHLQFLGQLRQYDPPEDSQRPESPPHRDSLASLFPSEEEERKGPEAAGTAAAQQGGYEIPARLRTLHNLVIQYAGQGRYEVAVPLCRQALEDLERSSGHCHPDVATMLNILALVYRDQNKYKEATDLLHDALQIREQTLGPEHPAVAATLNNLAVLYGKRGRYREAEPLCQRALEIREKVLGADHPDVAKQLNNLALLCQNQGKFEDVERHYARALSIYEALGGPHDPNVAKTKNNLASAYLKQNKYEEAEALYKEILSGEDLPAPLGVPSAGTAGDTEQQVLRRSSSFSKLRESIKRGSEKLVSRLRGEGVAGAAGMKRAMSLSMLNTDGARAAAGTQVRDMWLKDWGGDGDSERGTSCGQLEQRCRRPCAIPSSLNGT; translated from the exons GAGCAACCATGTCGGTTCAGGTGGCATCCCCAGGAAGCATGGGGCTGGGCCCAGGGCGTCTGAACCCCGAGGAGCTGGTGCGGCAGACGCGACAGGTGGTGCAGGGGCTGGAGGCCCTGCGAGCTGAGCACCACAGCCTGGCCGGGCACCTGGCGGAGACCCTGGCTGGACAGGGCCCCGCGGCCAGCGTGGAGTTGCTGGAAGAAAAGCAGCAAGTGGTGAACCACTCTCTGGAGGCCATCGAGCTGGGGCTGGGTGAGGCCCAG GTGCTGCTGGCCCTGTCGGCGCACATGGGCgtgctggaggctgagaagcAGCGGCTGCGTGCACAGGCCCGGAGGCTGGCGCAGGAGAACGTGTGGCTGCGGGAGGAGCTCGAGGAGACCCAGCGGCGGCTGCGGGCCAGCGAGGAGGCCGTGGCCCagctggaggaggagaagagccACCTCCAGTTCCTGGGCCAGCTTCGTCAGTATGACCCGCCTGAGGATAGCCAG CGACCGGAGTCCCCCCCTCACCGAGACAGCCTGGCCTCCCTGTTCCCCAgcgaggaggaagagaggaaag GTCCTGAGGCGGCAGGGACAGCAGCGGCTCAGCAGGGTGGCTATGAGATTCCCGCCCGCCTTCGGACCCTGCACAACCTCGTGATCCAGTACGCAGGCCAGGGCCGCTACGAGGTTGCTGTGCCTCTGTGTCGCCAGGCCTTGGAGGACCTGGAGCGGAGTTCAGGGCACTGTCACCCCGATGTGGCCACCATGCTCAACATACTGGCACTGGTGTACCG GGACCAGAACAAGTACAAGGAGGCCACAGACCTCCTCCATGACGCCCTACAGATCCGGGAGCAGACGCTGGGCCCAGAGCACCCTGCA gtGGCCGCCACCCTCAACAACCTGGCCGTCCTGTACGGGAAGCGCGGGCGTTACCGGGAGGCAGAGCCCCTGTGCCAGCGCGCCCTGGAGATCCGAGAGAAG GTCCTAGGCGCTGACCACCCGGATGTGGCCAAGCAGCTCAACAACCTGGCCCTGTTGTGCCAGAACCAGGGCAAGTTTGAGGACGTGGAGCGGCACTACGCCCGGGCCCTGAGCATCTACGAGGCCCTGGGTGGGCCCCATGACCCCAACGTGGCCAAGACCAAAAACAACCTG GCATCCGCCTACCTGAAGCAGAACAAGTATGAGGAGGCCGAGGCACTGTACAAGGAGATCCTGAGTGGAGAGGACCTGCCCGCCCCTCTTG GAGTCCCCAGTGCAGGCACAGCTGGTGACACAGAGCAGCAG GTCCTTCGTCGGAGCAGCTCGTTCTCCAAGCTCCGAGAGTCCATCAAGCGAGGAAGTGAGAAGCTGGTCTCCCGTCTCCGGGGCGAGGGCGTGGCAGGGGCAGCGGG GATGAAGAGAGCCATGTCACTCAGCATGCTGAACACAGACGGCGCCAGAGCTGCTGCTGGGACTCAGGTGAGGGACATGTGGCTCAAGGATTGGGGGGGGGACGGGGACTCAGAGAGAGGGACAAGCTGTGGGCAACTGGAGCAGAGGTGCAGACGCCCCTGTGCCATCCCCAGCTCCCTAAATGGCACCTGA
- the Klc3 gene encoding kinesin light chain 3 isoform X2, with protein MSPARPPHLGEPRACAGATMSVQVASPGSMGLGPGRLNPEELVRQTRQVVQGLEALRAEHHSLAGHLAETLAGQGPAASVELLEEKQQVVNHSLEAIELGLGEAQVLLALSAHMGVLEAEKQRLRAQARRLAQENVWLREELEETQRRLRASEEAVAQLEEEKSHLQFLGQLRQYDPPEDSQRPESPPHRDSLASLFPSEEEERKGPEAAGTAAAQQGGYEIPARLRTLHNLVIQYAGQGRYEVAVPLCRQALEDLERSSGHCHPDVATMLNILALVYRDQNKYKEATDLLHDALQIREQTLGPEHPAVAATLNNLAVLYGKRGRYREAEPLCQRALEIREKVLGADHPDVAKQLNNLALLCQNQGKFEDVERHYARALSIYEALGGPHDPNVAKTKNNLASAYLKQNKYEEAEALYKEILSGEDLPAPLGVPSAGTAGDTEQQVLRRSSSFSKLRESIKRGSEKLVSRLRGEGVAGAAGMKRAMSLSMLNTDGARAAAGTQLPKWHLSKAPRTLSTSTQDLSPQ; from the exons GAGCAACCATGTCGGTTCAGGTGGCATCCCCAGGAAGCATGGGGCTGGGCCCAGGGCGTCTGAACCCCGAGGAGCTGGTGCGGCAGACGCGACAGGTGGTGCAGGGGCTGGAGGCCCTGCGAGCTGAGCACCACAGCCTGGCCGGGCACCTGGCGGAGACCCTGGCTGGACAGGGCCCCGCGGCCAGCGTGGAGTTGCTGGAAGAAAAGCAGCAAGTGGTGAACCACTCTCTGGAGGCCATCGAGCTGGGGCTGGGTGAGGCCCAG GTGCTGCTGGCCCTGTCGGCGCACATGGGCgtgctggaggctgagaagcAGCGGCTGCGTGCACAGGCCCGGAGGCTGGCGCAGGAGAACGTGTGGCTGCGGGAGGAGCTCGAGGAGACCCAGCGGCGGCTGCGGGCCAGCGAGGAGGCCGTGGCCCagctggaggaggagaagagccACCTCCAGTTCCTGGGCCAGCTTCGTCAGTATGACCCGCCTGAGGATAGCCAG CGACCGGAGTCCCCCCCTCACCGAGACAGCCTGGCCTCCCTGTTCCCCAgcgaggaggaagagaggaaag GTCCTGAGGCGGCAGGGACAGCAGCGGCTCAGCAGGGTGGCTATGAGATTCCCGCCCGCCTTCGGACCCTGCACAACCTCGTGATCCAGTACGCAGGCCAGGGCCGCTACGAGGTTGCTGTGCCTCTGTGTCGCCAGGCCTTGGAGGACCTGGAGCGGAGTTCAGGGCACTGTCACCCCGATGTGGCCACCATGCTCAACATACTGGCACTGGTGTACCG GGACCAGAACAAGTACAAGGAGGCCACAGACCTCCTCCATGACGCCCTACAGATCCGGGAGCAGACGCTGGGCCCAGAGCACCCTGCA gtGGCCGCCACCCTCAACAACCTGGCCGTCCTGTACGGGAAGCGCGGGCGTTACCGGGAGGCAGAGCCCCTGTGCCAGCGCGCCCTGGAGATCCGAGAGAAG GTCCTAGGCGCTGACCACCCGGATGTGGCCAAGCAGCTCAACAACCTGGCCCTGTTGTGCCAGAACCAGGGCAAGTTTGAGGACGTGGAGCGGCACTACGCCCGGGCCCTGAGCATCTACGAGGCCCTGGGTGGGCCCCATGACCCCAACGTGGCCAAGACCAAAAACAACCTG GCATCCGCCTACCTGAAGCAGAACAAGTATGAGGAGGCCGAGGCACTGTACAAGGAGATCCTGAGTGGAGAGGACCTGCCCGCCCCTCTTG GAGTCCCCAGTGCAGGCACAGCTGGTGACACAGAGCAGCAG GTCCTTCGTCGGAGCAGCTCGTTCTCCAAGCTCCGAGAGTCCATCAAGCGAGGAAGTGAGAAGCTGGTCTCCCGTCTCCGGGGCGAGGGCGTGGCAGGGGCAGCGGG GATGAAGAGAGCCATGTCACTCAGCATGCTGAACACAGACGGCGCCAGAGCTGCTGCTGGGACTCAG CTCCCTAAATGGCACCTGAGCAAGGCCCCTCGGACCCTCAGCACCAGCACCCAGGACCTGAGCCCCCAGTGA
- the Klc3 gene encoding kinesin light chain 3 isoform X3 has product MSVQVASPGSMGLGPGRLNPEELVRQTRQVVQGLEALRAEHHSLAGHLAETLAGQGPAASVELLEEKQQVVNHSLEAIELGLGEAQVLLALSAHMGVLEAEKQRLRAQARRLAQENVWLREELEETQRRLRASEEAVAQLEEEKSHLQFLGQLRQYDPPEDSQRPESPPHRDSLASLFPSEEEERKGPEAAGTAAAQQGGYEIPARLRTLHNLVIQYAGQGRYEVAVPLCRQALEDLERSSGHCHPDVATMLNILALVYRDQNKYKEATDLLHDALQIREQTLGPEHPAVAATLNNLAVLYGKRGRYREAEPLCQRALEIREKVLGADHPDVAKQLNNLALLCQNQGKFEDVERHYARALSIYEALGGPHDPNVAKTKNNLASAYLKQNKYEEAEALYKEILSGEDLPAPLGVPSAGTAGDTEQQVLRRSSSFSKLRESIKRGSEKLVSRLRGEGVAGAAGMKRAMSLSMLNTDGARAAAGTQVRDMWLKDWGGDGDSERGTSCGQLEQRCRRPCAIPSSLNGT; this is encoded by the exons ATGTCGGTTCAGGTGGCATCCCCAGGAAGCATGGGGCTGGGCCCAGGGCGTCTGAACCCCGAGGAGCTGGTGCGGCAGACGCGACAGGTGGTGCAGGGGCTGGAGGCCCTGCGAGCTGAGCACCACAGCCTGGCCGGGCACCTGGCGGAGACCCTGGCTGGACAGGGCCCCGCGGCCAGCGTGGAGTTGCTGGAAGAAAAGCAGCAAGTGGTGAACCACTCTCTGGAGGCCATCGAGCTGGGGCTGGGTGAGGCCCAG GTGCTGCTGGCCCTGTCGGCGCACATGGGCgtgctggaggctgagaagcAGCGGCTGCGTGCACAGGCCCGGAGGCTGGCGCAGGAGAACGTGTGGCTGCGGGAGGAGCTCGAGGAGACCCAGCGGCGGCTGCGGGCCAGCGAGGAGGCCGTGGCCCagctggaggaggagaagagccACCTCCAGTTCCTGGGCCAGCTTCGTCAGTATGACCCGCCTGAGGATAGCCAG CGACCGGAGTCCCCCCCTCACCGAGACAGCCTGGCCTCCCTGTTCCCCAgcgaggaggaagagaggaaag GTCCTGAGGCGGCAGGGACAGCAGCGGCTCAGCAGGGTGGCTATGAGATTCCCGCCCGCCTTCGGACCCTGCACAACCTCGTGATCCAGTACGCAGGCCAGGGCCGCTACGAGGTTGCTGTGCCTCTGTGTCGCCAGGCCTTGGAGGACCTGGAGCGGAGTTCAGGGCACTGTCACCCCGATGTGGCCACCATGCTCAACATACTGGCACTGGTGTACCG GGACCAGAACAAGTACAAGGAGGCCACAGACCTCCTCCATGACGCCCTACAGATCCGGGAGCAGACGCTGGGCCCAGAGCACCCTGCA gtGGCCGCCACCCTCAACAACCTGGCCGTCCTGTACGGGAAGCGCGGGCGTTACCGGGAGGCAGAGCCCCTGTGCCAGCGCGCCCTGGAGATCCGAGAGAAG GTCCTAGGCGCTGACCACCCGGATGTGGCCAAGCAGCTCAACAACCTGGCCCTGTTGTGCCAGAACCAGGGCAAGTTTGAGGACGTGGAGCGGCACTACGCCCGGGCCCTGAGCATCTACGAGGCCCTGGGTGGGCCCCATGACCCCAACGTGGCCAAGACCAAAAACAACCTG GCATCCGCCTACCTGAAGCAGAACAAGTATGAGGAGGCCGAGGCACTGTACAAGGAGATCCTGAGTGGAGAGGACCTGCCCGCCCCTCTTG GAGTCCCCAGTGCAGGCACAGCTGGTGACACAGAGCAGCAG GTCCTTCGTCGGAGCAGCTCGTTCTCCAAGCTCCGAGAGTCCATCAAGCGAGGAAGTGAGAAGCTGGTCTCCCGTCTCCGGGGCGAGGGCGTGGCAGGGGCAGCGGG GATGAAGAGAGCCATGTCACTCAGCATGCTGAACACAGACGGCGCCAGAGCTGCTGCTGGGACTCAGGTGAGGGACATGTGGCTCAAGGATTGGGGGGGGGACGGGGACTCAGAGAGAGGGACAAGCTGTGGGCAACTGGAGCAGAGGTGCAGACGCCCCTGTGCCATCCCCAGCTCCCTAAATGGCACCTGA